A window of the Schlesneria paludicola DSM 18645 genome harbors these coding sequences:
- a CDS encoding ABC transporter ATP-binding protein has protein sequence MKLNVSQGESVGTPILCLENLTKRYGSFTALDNLSLSLNAGQILGLIGPNGAGKTTTIKILVGLIRPTSGSATIAGVDCVRNPMHIKSLVGYMPDKFGSYDNMRVREYLDFFGSAFKIPSSIRTKRVNEVMEMTGTAYMKDRYVESLSHGMQQRVGLARTILHDPKVLILDEPVNGLDPQARIEMRDLLIELARQGKTLVITSHILPELARICQQVAIVTNGKLRAFGTVEQIGRQVSQKRTIEAQFLSSDQVATAADIIRKSLESSAEVVEAHAEATVRFRTAQPETVLGALLERLIKSNLNVTQFRELQTDLEEAFISFTRPQDSNKEKKQATTGAKADA, from the coding sequence ATGAAACTGAATGTTTCCCAAGGAGAGTCCGTCGGTACGCCGATCCTCTGCCTCGAGAATTTAACCAAGCGCTACGGCTCATTCACGGCACTCGACAACCTGTCACTGTCTCTGAACGCGGGACAGATTCTGGGGCTGATCGGCCCGAATGGTGCCGGAAAAACGACCACCATTAAGATCCTCGTGGGCTTGATTCGGCCCACATCAGGATCGGCCACGATTGCGGGCGTGGATTGCGTACGCAATCCCATGCATATCAAAAGCCTGGTCGGGTACATGCCCGATAAGTTTGGTTCCTACGACAATATGCGAGTGCGCGAGTACCTCGACTTTTTTGGTTCGGCGTTCAAAATCCCCAGTTCCATCCGCACGAAACGCGTCAATGAAGTGATGGAGATGACCGGCACGGCTTACATGAAAGACCGCTACGTCGAAAGCCTGAGTCACGGCATGCAGCAGCGCGTCGGACTTGCCCGCACCATCCTGCATGACCCGAAAGTTCTGATCCTTGACGAACCTGTGAACGGACTCGATCCGCAGGCACGAATTGAAATGCGTGATCTGCTGATCGAATTGGCGCGACAAGGCAAAACCCTGGTCATCACCAGTCATATCCTTCCTGAGCTGGCGCGCATCTGCCAGCAAGTGGCGATCGTCACGAATGGCAAGCTGCGAGCGTTCGGAACGGTCGAGCAAATCGGGCGACAGGTCAGCCAGAAGCGAACGATCGAAGCCCAGTTTCTTTCCTCCGATCAAGTGGCCACGGCCGCAGACATCATTCGGAAGTCACTCGAGTCGAGTGCGGAAGTGGTCGAGGCCCACGCCGAAGCAACGGTTCGATTTCGTACCGCCCAGCCTGAAACGGTACTCGGTGCCCTGCTTGAACGTCTGATTAAATCGAATCTGAATGTGACGCAATTTCGCGAACTTCAAACAGATCTTGAGGAAGCGTTCATCTCATTCACGCGACCACAAGATTCCAACAAAGAAAAGAAACAGGCCACCACCGGAGCGAAAGCCGATGCTTAG
- a CDS encoding sigma-54-dependent Fis family transcriptional regulator: MTNELESTGILGDPKQLLLELASLSHLTELLPLAVQRLSDAASVALVRVWLTMPPMPDDCARCRFAKECPNRDRCLHLVASSGRSLVAPNENWQQLDGAFRRFPIGVRKVGQIAATGQSLEVASINLDHAWVANSDWIVAERITSFVGHPLIYRGEVLGVLGLFAREEPTSACFEWLRMIANHLAAAIANARALSEIDSLKKRLELENEYLREEVQQGAAFGDLIGQAPALQAVTRQIELVAPTNSAVLILGESGTGKEVVAREIHRHSQRANRPLIKVNCAAIPRELYESEFFGHAKGAFTGALRDRAGRFELADGGTLFLDEIGEIPLDLQAKLLRVLQEGEIERIGEERTRRIDVRVIAATNRDLRAESEAGRFRQDLFYRLSVFPMELPPLRKRVEDIPLLAEHFLGRFARQLGRSRLRLTLANVQELQRYDWPGNVRELQHALERASIVSTDGRLRFDFHQASSKQRATLSESTTSQRVLTDEELRAFEGKNIEAALAQCRGKIYGPDGAAALLGMKPTTLNSRIKAFNLKNS; this comes from the coding sequence ATGACGAACGAACTTGAAAGCACCGGCATCCTGGGTGACCCGAAGCAGCTCCTGCTGGAACTGGCGTCACTCAGTCACCTGACAGAACTGCTTCCTTTGGCGGTTCAGCGATTGTCCGATGCCGCCTCGGTCGCGCTCGTGCGTGTGTGGCTCACGATGCCGCCGATGCCGGACGATTGTGCACGATGCCGCTTTGCGAAGGAGTGCCCCAATCGTGATCGTTGTTTGCATCTGGTCGCGAGTTCCGGACGCTCGCTCGTTGCCCCCAACGAAAACTGGCAACAACTCGACGGAGCCTTTCGTCGCTTTCCTATCGGTGTTCGGAAGGTCGGGCAGATTGCGGCCACAGGACAGTCGCTGGAAGTCGCGAGCATCAATCTCGATCATGCGTGGGTTGCGAACTCGGACTGGATTGTGGCAGAGCGGATCACATCGTTCGTCGGCCACCCCCTCATCTACCGGGGCGAAGTACTGGGCGTGCTCGGCCTGTTCGCACGGGAAGAGCCAACGAGTGCCTGTTTCGAGTGGCTGCGGATGATCGCCAATCATTTAGCCGCAGCTATCGCCAATGCCCGTGCTTTGAGCGAAATCGACTCGTTGAAAAAACGTCTCGAACTGGAAAATGAATATCTACGCGAAGAAGTTCAACAGGGGGCCGCATTCGGCGATTTAATTGGACAAGCACCAGCCCTTCAGGCTGTGACGCGTCAAATTGAACTGGTCGCACCGACGAACTCCGCCGTCTTGATCCTTGGTGAAAGCGGGACAGGGAAGGAAGTCGTTGCCAGAGAAATCCACCGGCACAGCCAACGGGCCAATCGACCGCTGATCAAAGTCAACTGCGCTGCGATTCCGCGAGAACTCTACGAGAGCGAATTTTTCGGACATGCCAAAGGAGCGTTCACGGGCGCATTGCGAGATCGCGCCGGGCGTTTTGAACTCGCCGACGGCGGGACGCTATTCCTCGATGAGATCGGCGAGATTCCACTGGACCTGCAGGCGAAGCTGTTGCGAGTCCTCCAGGAAGGCGAGATCGAACGAATCGGCGAAGAACGAACTCGGCGGATCGACGTTCGCGTCATCGCCGCCACCAATCGGGACTTGCGAGCAGAATCCGAAGCGGGGCGGTTTCGACAGGACTTGTTCTATCGCCTGAGTGTCTTCCCGATGGAACTGCCGCCTTTGCGTAAACGAGTGGAAGATATTCCGTTGTTGGCCGAGCACTTTCTCGGCCGCTTCGCTCGTCAATTGGGGCGTTCACGACTGCGACTGACGCTCGCCAATGTGCAGGAACTACAGCGTTACGACTGGCCCGGAAATGTACGCGAACTTCAACACGCGTTGGAACGGGCCAGCATCGTCAGCACGGATGGCCGCCTGCGATTCGATTTCCATCAAGCCTCGTCGAAGCAGCGTGCAACACTTTCGGAATCCACAACTTCGCAACGCGTGCTGACCGACGAAGAACTGCGTGCGTTCGAAGGCAAAAATATCGAAGCGGCCCTGGCCCAGTGCCGTGGCAAAATCTACGGTCCCGATGGTGCAGCGGCCTTGCTTGGCATGAAACCAACGACTCTCAATTCCCGTATCAAAGCCTTCAACCTCAAGAATTCGTAA
- a CDS encoding HEAT repeat domain-containing protein, protein MRSSHYLKWLFSLMLAVASLGSATPYGQAAIQPDFLADVDPEIRDLEPVQKFNPALKELWIAALNRPEIDMQRMAAETIARGHKFGIPELSQAVPRLEEILLADSSHQVARFAAARALIALDSHASAQKLFSASQQFAEDLRQLIEPTLARWDYVPVREVWIKRLEAPETRRRDLVLAIRGLAVAREQSVLSQLLAMAENSTIDPDLRLEAALAAGQIAESSLVENANRLAKAPQSNGFISQLCAIRLLARDQGDGARSLLMEFASHAEPAVAAAALRRLNEIDTVLVVPFAETAMKHPDPRVRGEGTKAYLSHASVDRIAPLAQVLADPHPDVRGTVGEGLARLAKQPELTGPIQEAAMQILKGDRWQGQEQAALLLGLLEYQPSATRLVELLESPRPEVMVATAWALRKVAVKETSPALIDRARRMTELHVHPPKQSTEEQVMHLFEALAVLKATEAIPLLSVYIPKPDRAEYRERPRCTAMWTIGKLLEGQPNAEIADAFSLRINDFADRNPERNSIKEMCAISLARMKEVDQAPLLRGMATTTTLPVRLRLAMRWAFKELTGEELPPPEPLIASQGTWFLQPIP, encoded by the coding sequence ATGAGAAGTAGTCACTATTTGAAATGGCTTTTCAGCCTGATGTTGGCGGTCGCCTCTTTAGGCAGTGCGACGCCGTACGGTCAAGCCGCAATTCAGCCTGATTTCCTGGCCGACGTCGATCCGGAAATTCGTGATCTGGAACCCGTCCAGAAATTCAATCCCGCGCTCAAAGAGCTCTGGATTGCGGCGCTCAATCGTCCCGAAATTGACATGCAGCGAATGGCCGCCGAAACGATCGCGCGCGGCCACAAATTTGGCATTCCTGAACTGAGCCAGGCCGTTCCCCGCCTGGAAGAAATCCTGCTGGCCGATTCGTCGCACCAGGTGGCTCGGTTCGCAGCAGCTCGTGCACTCATCGCGCTCGATTCTCACGCCTCTGCTCAAAAGCTCTTCAGTGCTTCTCAACAGTTTGCCGAGGATCTGCGGCAACTGATCGAACCCACTCTCGCCCGATGGGATTATGTTCCGGTTCGAGAGGTCTGGATCAAACGTCTCGAGGCTCCCGAGACCCGTCGCCGGGATCTGGTTCTGGCGATCCGTGGATTGGCGGTAGCGCGCGAACAGTCGGTTCTGTCTCAACTCTTGGCGATGGCCGAGAATTCCACAATTGATCCAGATTTGCGACTGGAAGCGGCTTTGGCTGCCGGGCAGATCGCCGAATCGAGCCTCGTAGAGAACGCGAATCGTCTGGCGAAAGCCCCCCAATCGAACGGATTCATCAGTCAACTCTGTGCGATTCGACTGCTGGCCCGCGACCAAGGCGATGGTGCGCGAAGCCTTCTGATGGAATTCGCAAGTCATGCCGAACCTGCTGTCGCCGCGGCCGCACTGCGCCGATTGAATGAAATCGACACTGTGTTGGTTGTGCCTTTCGCCGAAACCGCCATGAAACATCCCGATCCTCGAGTTCGAGGGGAAGGCACAAAGGCGTATTTGAGTCACGCCAGCGTCGATCGAATCGCACCACTCGCACAGGTGCTCGCCGATCCCCATCCTGACGTCCGAGGCACGGTTGGTGAAGGTTTGGCCCGGCTGGCCAAACAGCCAGAGCTTACCGGTCCGATCCAAGAAGCGGCCATGCAAATCCTGAAAGGGGATCGCTGGCAGGGACAGGAACAGGCGGCGTTGCTGCTCGGGTTGCTGGAGTACCAGCCGAGTGCCACGCGGCTCGTTGAACTCTTGGAGTCGCCTCGCCCGGAAGTCATGGTTGCCACCGCGTGGGCCTTGCGAAAGGTCGCGGTCAAAGAAACGAGCCCCGCGCTCATCGACAGGGCCCGCCGAATGACCGAACTGCACGTGCACCCACCTAAACAGAGCACTGAAGAACAAGTGATGCACCTGTTTGAAGCCTTGGCGGTCCTGAAAGCGACCGAAGCAATTCCGCTGCTGTCCGTTTACATCCCCAAGCCGGATCGAGCGGAATATCGTGAACGACCTCGCTGCACCGCCATGTGGACGATTGGGAAACTCTTAGAAGGACAACCCAATGCCGAGATCGCAGATGCATTCAGCCTGCGAATCAATGATTTCGCCGACCGAAATCCCGAACGAAATTCCATCAAAGAGATGTGCGCCATCTCGCTGGCTCGCATGAAGGAAGTTGATCAGGCCCCCCTCTTGCGGGGAATGGCCACGACGACGACACTTCCTGTTCGGCTCAGGCTGGCGATGCGCTGGGCGTTTAAAGAATTGACGGGTGAAGAGTTACCCCCGCCAGAGCCTTTGATTGCCAGCCAGGGAACGTGGTTCCTGCAACCAATCCCTTAA
- a CDS encoding acyl carrier protein, which produces MNQDDVMLKLQGLFEDIFLDPPQLTRELSAKDVPEWTSLIQISLLLAVEQTFNVRFRVGEVEATKNVGEFADLILRRTTEK; this is translated from the coding sequence ATGAATCAAGATGACGTGATGCTGAAGCTGCAGGGACTTTTCGAAGATATCTTTCTCGATCCTCCCCAATTGACTCGGGAATTGTCGGCCAAGGATGTGCCCGAATGGACGTCACTTATTCAAATCTCGCTTCTGCTGGCGGTTGAGCAGACTTTCAATGTTCGATTTCGTGTTGGAGAAGTCGAGGCGACCAAGAACGTGGGTGAGTTCGCCGATTTGATTCTCCGCCGAACGACAGAGAAATGA
- a CDS encoding MBOAT family O-acyltransferase — protein MATETLLALGLYLLLGRWLVGLTSSLRDPAFAALNIGAVYYFFYWNNEQRFPVKFQLVLNLIFVAYLFALYVQYLAMRRWSDQPGWQPWIAFFIPILFLIVIRYAPVKELAALVSPSLGRLIERRPDFTLNAVMVGFSYIAFRSSYLVLEVRNGVVPKPGLWQYFGFAIFLPTLSVGPISPYRMHHQGFVPSNKPEIPVGRAALRVLVGAVKNRFFGPLLNQLTYTGLLLDEHPHHLIDLPIAAVAYYLYLYCNFSGFCDIAIGSAGLMGIPVAENFANPLVARNLGDYWNRWHITLSHYMRDVVFSPLSKFLVRTFGPKNANHAIALTILVVFLLVGIWHGVGWNYAAFGVAHAAGLIAHHYYTIYLKKWLGRERFAAYNRNRAIHAVSVALTFSYVSACLFLFANDGESMARIFSMLRL, from the coding sequence TTGGCAACGGAAACATTGTTGGCTCTTGGTCTCTATCTCCTCCTGGGTCGCTGGCTCGTTGGGCTCACGTCTTCGCTTCGCGATCCGGCGTTTGCCGCGCTCAATATTGGCGCAGTCTACTACTTTTTCTATTGGAACAACGAACAGCGTTTTCCCGTCAAGTTTCAGCTTGTCCTGAACCTGATTTTTGTCGCCTACCTTTTTGCGTTGTACGTCCAGTACCTGGCCATGCGGCGGTGGAGCGATCAACCGGGTTGGCAGCCATGGATTGCGTTCTTCATTCCGATCCTCTTCCTTATCGTTATCCGGTACGCGCCGGTGAAGGAGTTGGCTGCGCTGGTTAGTCCTTCGTTGGGGCGGTTGATCGAGCGTCGTCCGGACTTCACGCTGAATGCGGTCATGGTCGGTTTCTCGTACATCGCATTTCGATCGAGCTATCTGGTGCTGGAAGTTCGCAATGGCGTCGTACCAAAGCCTGGACTGTGGCAGTATTTTGGCTTTGCAATATTTCTTCCAACGCTCTCGGTCGGTCCGATCAGCCCCTATCGGATGCATCACCAGGGTTTTGTCCCATCGAACAAGCCTGAGATTCCGGTCGGCCGGGCCGCGCTGCGAGTGCTCGTCGGTGCAGTCAAGAACCGATTTTTTGGACCACTGCTAAATCAGCTCACGTACACGGGCCTGCTGCTCGACGAGCATCCGCACCACCTGATTGATCTGCCCATCGCGGCGGTGGCGTACTACTTGTACTTGTATTGCAATTTTTCAGGCTTCTGCGACATCGCCATCGGCAGTGCGGGGCTCATGGGGATCCCTGTCGCTGAGAATTTTGCGAATCCGCTTGTCGCAAGAAATCTTGGCGACTATTGGAACCGCTGGCACATCACCTTGTCTCATTACATGCGTGACGTGGTCTTTTCTCCGCTCTCAAAATTCCTGGTACGCACTTTCGGGCCTAAGAATGCCAACCACGCCATTGCGCTGACGATCCTGGTTGTCTTCCTGCTGGTCGGGATTTGGCATGGTGTCGGTTGGAACTATGCGGCATTTGGCGTGGCCCACGCGGCGGGGCTGATCGCGCACCACTACTACACGATCTACCTGAAAAAATGGCTGGGCCGGGAACGATTCGCCGCCTACAACCGCAATCGAGCGATCCATGCCGTCTCCGTGGCATTGACGTTCAGCTATGTCTCGGCCTGCTTGTTCTTATTCGCAAATGACGGCGAATCGATGGCTCGAATTTTCTCGATGCTGCGGCTGTAG
- a CDS encoding HAD-IIIC family phosphatase, whose translation MGVILNEIKDLLRRHSPEFWGKLKQQTLDATTFSELFLLSSLRKKALALGIEHEGAAKTPLRLAILGGYNLYPLHELVSHYLESNGVTCELFLGDYDNYVAEMTEVDGALYQFRPQVVLVLPGLQRCRYAGAIGDSREIVQVAANTLATQLLGLCRTVHEQTGAEVLLGNFMLPARYDLGELRSRSLGTDWNFRKCVNLEMGLTAPPFVRILDIEFLANRHGALASEDSRGWFESKQFCAPSLLFEVCREVAHLIFGLRATPKKVLVLDLDNTLWGGVLGDDGLEGIEIGDTSPRGEAFKAFQKYIVSLKDRGVLLAVSSKNDERRAIEPFEKHPEMVLRLDDFVSFKANWDPKSENIRQMAAELGLGIDSFVFVDDNPAEIEIVRQFVPEVTTILLGSSAADYAGQLQDCRLFEPRSITVEDAQRTDQYLAERKRQDLLASATDMPAYLESLGMEAAICEFNQMDVPRLAQLINKSNQFNLTTRRRTEAEVQSLINQEDWICLSVRLQDRFGDHGLVSIVVGQARSEAVYIDTWLMSCRVLKRQVEDAVLNELCRQAQDRGHSRLEGVYLPTAKNEMVRDFYSRMGFQTKSIAPDRADFVLELGSFCPRPTKINVRSTT comes from the coding sequence ATGGGCGTCATCCTCAACGAAATCAAAGATCTCCTTCGCCGCCATTCGCCCGAGTTCTGGGGGAAGCTGAAACAACAGACGCTTGATGCCACCACGTTCAGTGAGTTGTTCTTGCTTTCATCACTTCGAAAGAAAGCCTTGGCTCTGGGGATCGAACATGAAGGGGCCGCGAAGACGCCATTAAGGCTGGCAATTCTCGGTGGCTACAACCTCTATCCGCTGCATGAATTGGTCTCTCATTATCTTGAATCGAATGGCGTCACGTGCGAGTTGTTTCTCGGCGATTACGACAACTACGTCGCGGAAATGACGGAGGTGGATGGAGCACTGTATCAATTCCGGCCCCAGGTCGTCCTTGTATTACCTGGACTTCAGCGGTGCCGGTACGCAGGTGCGATCGGAGATTCGCGGGAGATTGTACAGGTCGCTGCCAACACCTTGGCGACGCAGCTATTGGGTTTGTGTCGAACGGTGCACGAACAGACCGGCGCGGAAGTCTTACTGGGCAACTTCATGTTGCCCGCGCGATACGATCTGGGTGAATTGCGCTCGCGCAGTCTTGGGACAGACTGGAATTTTCGAAAGTGCGTGAACCTGGAAATGGGACTCACTGCACCGCCGTTTGTCCGAATCCTGGACATTGAATTCCTGGCAAACCGGCATGGCGCTCTCGCTTCAGAAGATTCGCGAGGTTGGTTTGAAAGCAAGCAGTTCTGTGCGCCCTCGCTGCTGTTTGAAGTCTGTCGTGAGGTCGCGCATTTGATTTTTGGTCTGCGCGCGACGCCGAAAAAGGTACTCGTGCTGGATCTTGACAATACCCTTTGGGGGGGCGTCTTGGGTGACGACGGTCTAGAGGGGATCGAAATCGGTGATACGTCGCCGCGCGGGGAAGCCTTTAAAGCATTCCAAAAATACATTGTTTCACTCAAAGATCGCGGCGTATTACTGGCCGTGTCCAGCAAGAACGACGAACGACGAGCCATTGAGCCGTTCGAAAAGCATCCTGAAATGGTCTTGCGGTTGGACGACTTCGTATCGTTCAAAGCGAATTGGGATCCCAAGTCCGAAAATATTCGTCAGATGGCAGCCGAACTGGGGTTGGGAATCGATAGTTTCGTCTTCGTTGATGACAATCCGGCCGAAATCGAAATTGTCCGCCAATTTGTGCCCGAGGTGACGACCATTTTGCTGGGCAGCAGTGCTGCCGACTACGCTGGGCAACTGCAGGATTGCCGATTGTTTGAACCTCGCAGTATCACCGTCGAAGACGCCCAGAGGACCGACCAATACCTGGCCGAACGCAAACGACAAGATTTGCTTGCCTCGGCCACCGATATGCCGGCCTATTTGGAATCTCTTGGGATGGAGGCCGCAATCTGTGAATTCAATCAGATGGATGTCCCGCGACTTGCGCAGCTCATCAACAAGAGCAATCAGTTTAACCTGACCACACGCCGTCGAACCGAAGCCGAAGTTCAGTCGCTGATCAATCAGGAGGATTGGATTTGCCTGTCCGTGCGACTTCAAGATCGGTTTGGTGATCATGGACTGGTTTCCATTGTCGTGGGGCAGGCTCGAAGCGAGGCGGTTTATATTGACACGTGGCTGATGAGCTGCCGCGTGCTTAAGCGACAAGTGGAGGATGCCGTATTGAACGAGCTCTGCCGTCAGGCGCAGGATCGTGGGCATTCACGTCTCGAAGGCGTCTACTTGCCGACCGCGAAGAATGAAATGGTTCGAGATTTTTACTCGCGAATGGGATTCCAAACCAAATCAATCGCGCCCGATCGGGCTGACTTCGTGCTCGAACTCGGTTCCTTTTGCCCGCGTCCAACGAAGATCAACGTTCGGAGTACGACATGA
- a CDS encoding ABC transporter permease subunit, producing MLSALLRRELLTPLRRKRIMVFLLGLATLFGLLVIIRWPTDGQVALSGARSQQIFRLFAYGLLGTMLLLLPVFPATSIVSEKKRGTLGLLLNSQFGPWRIYFGKLLAVLAFAGMILAMSLPAAGACYTMGGLSLYGEVWKVYQLLMLVALQYAAIGLLVSTYAQSIDAAVRLTYGIVLGTTVLTLGPHYFFQGTEGYLAQLGELLRCFSPLAAMISLTGVEDPGSQGLMTKANLLGRFTVWSLSCAFVASIWTISRLNHRIFDVSRAAGTMSDDLSRPLQFLRRMFFLVDPQKRSGSIPSYLNPVMVKEFRCRRFGRLHWLLRLVAVCAILSLGLTYATTAGTFDWGVETIGAILVVMQVALIILVAPSLSAGLISVESEHRGWQLLKTTPMSMFSIIWGKLISVLLPLVLVLFATMPGYLVMAYIDPGMQTQVQRVVICLALTAIFAMLLSAAVGSFFTRTAAATACAYGVLLAACGLPMLVWMGRDAPFGHEAVETALSFSSIAAALSVIRMPGFQQYELIPINWWYLGIGSAVSLLVLIFRTYRISRPQ from the coding sequence ATGCTTAGTGCACTACTCAGGCGAGAGCTCCTCACCCCACTTCGTCGCAAACGAATCATGGTGTTTCTGCTGGGGCTGGCAACACTGTTTGGCCTGCTTGTCATCATCCGCTGGCCGACCGACGGACAGGTTGCGCTCAGCGGAGCCCGTTCCCAGCAAATCTTCCGACTGTTCGCATACGGACTGCTCGGAACCATGTTGCTGCTGCTGCCCGTGTTCCCTGCCACGAGTATTGTCAGCGAAAAGAAGCGCGGCACACTGGGGCTGCTGCTGAACTCTCAATTCGGTCCATGGCGAATTTATTTCGGCAAGCTGCTCGCCGTACTGGCATTTGCCGGAATGATTCTGGCGATGAGCCTTCCCGCCGCCGGGGCTTGCTACACAATGGGCGGGCTGTCGCTGTACGGTGAGGTTTGGAAGGTCTATCAGCTTTTAATGCTGGTCGCCTTGCAATATGCCGCCATCGGACTGCTCGTCAGCACCTATGCTCAATCCATCGATGCCGCAGTCAGACTGACATACGGGATTGTGCTGGGAACCACTGTATTGACGCTAGGGCCCCACTACTTCTTTCAAGGAACGGAAGGCTACCTGGCGCAACTTGGCGAACTCTTGCGCTGCTTCTCGCCACTCGCCGCCATGATCTCATTGACCGGAGTCGAAGATCCCGGAAGCCAAGGGCTCATGACAAAAGCCAACCTGCTGGGCCGATTCACGGTTTGGTCGCTCAGCTGTGCCTTCGTGGCATCGATCTGGACCATCAGCCGCCTGAATCACCGAATTTTCGACGTCTCGCGCGCGGCCGGAACGATGAGCGACGACTTGTCGAGGCCACTTCAATTTCTCCGCCGAATGTTTTTTCTTGTCGACCCCCAGAAGCGATCGGGCTCGATTCCGTCGTACCTGAATCCGGTCATGGTCAAAGAGTTTCGCTGCCGTCGTTTCGGCCGACTCCATTGGCTGCTGCGCCTCGTTGCGGTGTGCGCCATTCTGTCTCTGGGTTTGACGTACGCCACGACCGCCGGAACATTTGACTGGGGCGTCGAGACCATTGGTGCGATCTTGGTGGTGATGCAAGTCGCGCTGATCATCCTGGTGGCCCCCAGCTTATCGGCCGGGTTGATCAGCGTCGAAAGCGAACATCGCGGATGGCAACTTCTGAAGACCACTCCGATGAGCATGTTTAGCATTATCTGGGGAAAGCTCATCAGCGTTCTTCTGCCACTGGTGCTTGTGCTTTTCGCGACGATGCCTGGCTATCTCGTGATGGCGTACATCGATCCGGGAATGCAAACCCAAGTCCAACGTGTCGTGATCTGCCTGGCATTGACGGCGATTTTCGCCATGTTGCTGAGTGCCGCGGTGGGCAGCTTTTTTACGCGAACGGCTGCGGCAACCGCGTGTGCGTATGGTGTGTTACTCGCAGCCTGCGGCCTTCCCATGCTGGTCTGGATGGGACGTGACGCCCCCTTCGGGCATGAGGCCGTCGAAACCGCCTTGTCGTTTAGTTCGATTGCCGCCGCACTATCGGTCATTCGAATGCCTGGATTTCAGCAATACGAACTGATCCCCATTAACTGGTGGTACTTGGGAATAGGGTCGGCGGTCTCGTTGCTGGTGTTAATTTTTCGAACCTATCGCATTTCGCGACCCCAGTGA